In the Diceros bicornis minor isolate mBicDic1 chromosome 22, mDicBic1.mat.cur, whole genome shotgun sequence genome, one interval contains:
- the LOC131420111 gene encoding interferon alpha-4, which produces MALPFSFLTALVVLSCHSICSLGCDLTHTHSLGKMRVLMLLEQMRRVSPFSCLKDRNDFGFPQEVFDGNQIQKAEAISVVHEMIQQIFHLFSTEGSSAAWDETLLDKFYTGLDQQLTDLEACLTQEVGVEETPLMNEDSMLAVRRYFQRITLYLQEKKYSPCAWEIIRAEITRSFSSSTNL; this is translated from the coding sequence ATGGCCCTACCCTTTTCCTTCCTGACAGCCCTGGTGGTGCTCAGCTGCCACTCCATCTGCTCTCTGGGATGTGACCTGACTCACACTCACAGCCTGGGCAAAATGAGGGTCTTGATGCTCCTGGAACAAATGAGAAGAGTCTCCCCCTTCTCCTGCCTGAAGGACAGAAATGACTTTGGATTCCCCCAGGAGGTGTTTGATGGAAACCAGATCCAGAAGGCTGAAGCCATCTCTGTGGTCCATGAGATGATCCAGCAGATCTTCCACCTCTTCAGCACAGAGGGCTCGTCTGCTGCCTGGgatgagaccctcctggacaaatTCTACACTGGACTTGATCAGCAGCTGACTGACCTGGAAGCCTgtctgacccaggaggtgggggtggaagaGACTCCCCTGATGAATGAGGACTCCATGCTGGCTGTGAGGAGATACTTCCAGAGAATCACTCTGTATCTGCAAGAGAAGAAATACAGCCCTTGTGCCTGGGAGattatcagagcagaaatcaccAGATCCTTCTCTTCATCAACAAACTTGTAA
- the LOC131420112 gene encoding interferon alpha-2-like, producing the protein MAQIHWLVAGAMFCSIPACSLGGDSPWTGSLGKTEILMLLRQLASIPSQSCLNDRTDFRFPGETETITHIERTQGICFHQQMLQQIFNLFSTEHSRAAWNNALLDQLLSRLDHSLEQLEQMEEENLACPYLGIVVREYFQGIHRYLKEKNFGPCAWEIVRVEMQKCLFLM; encoded by the coding sequence ATGGCCCAGATCCACTGGCTAGTGGCAGGAGCGATGTTCTGCTCCATCCCTGCCTGCTCTCTTGGCGGGGACTCGCCTTGGACCGGTAGCCTAGGAAAAACGGAAATCCTCATGCTGTTGAGACAGCTGGCAAGTATCCCCTCTCAGTCATGCCTGAATGACAGAACCGACTTCAGATTTCCTGGGGAAACAGAGACTATCACCCACATTGAGAGGACACAGGGAATCTGTTTCCACCAGCAGATGCTCCAGCAGATCTTCAACCTCTTCAGCACAGAGCACAGCCGTGCTGCTTGGAACAACGCTCTCCTCGACCAGCTACTCTCTAGACTTGATCACAGCCTGGAACAGCTGGAGCAGATGGAAGAAGAAAATCTGGCTTGTCCCTATTTGGGAATTGTTGTCCGAGAGTACTTTCAAGGAATCCATCGCtatctgaaggaaaagaattttgGCCCCTGTGCCtgggagattgtcagagtggaaatgcaaaagtgccttttcctcatGTAA